A portion of the Salvia hispanica cultivar TCC Black 2014 unplaced genomic scaffold, UniMelb_Shisp_WGS_1.0 HiC_scaffold_1426, whole genome shotgun sequence genome contains these proteins:
- the LOC125198406 gene encoding putative disease resistance protein At1g50180, with protein sequence MAEAVVSIALETIRDLLLEEGRFLAGVGNQVKELQSQLKEMKCFLQDADKRRHESSTISNWISEIRDLVYRSESAIERHAAYQVSSRRRGLKQFVRKYSCILTDCYSLHQLGSEISQITSNLERINKDMQEKGITRSILINPKGEGESSTGNNMSRKTFPYLEMGDCFLGMEDEVKLLVHHLEKDTEHRIISVWGMGGSGKTAIAKKLYNEMTDFDLSAWVCITQQCESRSVWEDVLRQLEKKRSVSSLSDEPRIRVEIPSPSDSELIERLCEIQREKRCLIVLDDLWELSHWEELKHPFVVQNLQTKILVTTREQKVAEIGLAVKHGLLHMNAALELLKNKAFQHGNIP encoded by the coding sequence ATGGCAGAAGCAGTGGTGTCAATTGCTCTCGAAACTATCCGTGATTTGCTCTTGGAAGAGGGAAGGTTTTTAGCTGGTGTGGGAAATCAAGTGAAAGAGCTCCAGTCGCAGCTCAAGGAGATGAAGTGTTTCCTCCAAGACGCTGACAAAAGACGTCATGAAAGCAGTACCATCTCCAATTGGATCTCCGAGATCAGAGATCTCGTCTACAGATCCGAATCCGCCATTGAAAGACATGCAGCTTATCAAGTTTCTTCAAGGAGAAGAGGCCTCAAGCAGTTCGTCCGCAAATATTCCTGCATTTTGACAGATTGCTACTCACTCCACCAATTAGGGTCCGAGATTTCACAAATTACATCAAACctggagagaataaataaggatATGCAGGAAAAAGGCATAACACGGAGCATACTCATCAATCCGAAAGGAGAGGGGGAAAGCTCGACTGGAAACAATATGTCAAGGAAGACTTTCCCCTATTTGGAGATGGGAGATTGCTTTCTAGGCATGGAGGATGAGGTGAAGCTGCTTGTTCATCACCTAGAGAAAGATACAGAGCATCGAATTATATCAGTGTGGGGAATGGGAGGCTCAGGCAAGACCGCAATTGCAAAGAAGCTCTACAACGAGATGACCGACTTTGACCTCTCGGCGTGGGTTTGCATTACTCAGCAATGTGAGAGTCGATCAGTTTGGGAGGATGTTCTGAGGCAGCTAGAGAAGAAAAGGAGTGTTTCAAGTCTGAGCGATGAGCCACGAATAAGGGTGGAGATTCCAAGTCCGAGCGACTCAGAGTTGATAGAGAGACTATGTGAGATACAAAGAGAGAAGCGATGTCTCATTGTTTTGGATGATCTTTGGGAGCTTTCTCATTGGGAGGAGTTGAAGCATCCATTCGTTGTCCAAAATTTGCAGACCAAAATATTGGTGACAACACGGGAACAAAAGGTTGCAGAGATTGGATTGGCAGTGAAACATGGGCTCTTACATATGAATGCTGCTTTGGAACTACTCAAAAACAAAGCATTTCAGCATGGAAACATTCCAG